One segment of Candidatus Pelagibacter ubique HTCC1062 DNA contains the following:
- the groL gene encoding chaperonin GroEL (60 kDa chaperone family; promotes refolding of misfolded polypeptides especially under stressful conditions; forms two stacked rings of heptamers to form a barrel-shaped 14mer; ends can be capped by GroES; misfolded proteins enter the barrel where they are refolded when GroES binds), whose protein sequence is MAKVVKFDSEARAAMIRGVDILANTVKVTLGPKGRNVVIDKSYGAPRITKDGVSVAKEIDLEDKFENMGAQMVKEVASKTNEEAGDGTTTATILAQAIVKEGVKYVTAGMNPMDVKRGIDAAVEHVKASLIASAKKVKDTDEIAQVGTISANGDKEIGNMIAKAMQKVGNEGVITVEEAKGVETELDVVEGMQFDRGYLSPYFITNADKMTTELENPFILLHEKKLTNLQPMVPLLEAVVQAGRPLMIISEDVEGEALATLVVNKLRGGLKVVAVKAPGFGDRRKSMLDDIAILTGGQVISEDIGVKLENVKLTDLGSCKRVKVDKDNSTIISGNGKKSEIEARCAQIKQQVGETTSDYDREKLQERLAKLAGGVAVIKVGGATEVEVKERKDRVEDALNATRAAAEEGIVVGGGCALLYASQSLDTLKVKGDDQKAGVALVAKALQAPIRQITLNAGVDGSVVVGKLLEQNKKNMGYDAQNEEYVDMFAKGIIDPVKVVRTALQDAASIAGLLVTTEAMIADKPDDKDSGAGGMSGGMPGGMGGMGGMGGMGM, encoded by the coding sequence ATGGCAAAAGTTGTAAAATTCGACTCTGAAGCAAGAGCAGCAATGATAAGAGGTGTTGATATCCTTGCTAACACAGTAAAAGTTACTCTTGGACCAAAAGGTAGAAATGTTGTTATCGACAAATCTTATGGTGCACCAAGAATTACTAAAGATGGTGTTTCTGTTGCAAAAGAAATTGATCTTGAAGATAAATTTGAAAACATGGGTGCTCAAATGGTTAAGGAAGTTGCTAGCAAAACAAATGAGGAAGCTGGTGATGGAACAACTACAGCAACTATTTTAGCACAAGCAATTGTTAAAGAAGGTGTAAAATATGTAACAGCTGGCATGAACCCTATGGATGTCAAAAGAGGAATAGATGCAGCAGTAGAACATGTTAAAGCGAGCTTAATTGCTTCAGCAAAAAAAGTTAAAGATACTGATGAGATTGCTCAAGTTGGAACTATTTCAGCTAATGGTGATAAAGAAATTGGTAACATGATTGCAAAAGCTATGCAAAAAGTTGGCAATGAAGGTGTTATCACTGTTGAAGAAGCTAAGGGAGTAGAAACTGAGTTAGACGTTGTTGAAGGTATGCAGTTTGATAGAGGTTATTTATCACCATACTTTATTACTAACGCTGATAAAATGACTACAGAGTTAGAAAACCCTTTCATCTTATTGCATGAAAAGAAATTAACTAACTTACAACCAATGGTTCCACTTTTAGAAGCTGTTGTACAAGCTGGTAGACCACTAATGATTATTTCTGAAGATGTTGAGGGCGAAGCTCTTGCAACTCTTGTAGTAAATAAACTTAGAGGTGGTTTAAAAGTTGTTGCAGTTAAAGCTCCAGGTTTTGGTGATAGAAGAAAATCAATGCTTGATGATATTGCAATTTTAACAGGCGGTCAGGTTATCTCTGAAGATATTGGTGTTAAACTTGAAAACGTTAAACTTACTGATCTTGGATCTTGTAAGAGAGTTAAAGTTGATAAAGATAACAGCACAATCATTAGCGGCAATGGTAAGAAATCTGAAATTGAAGCTAGATGTGCTCAAATCAAACAACAAGTAGGTGAAACAACTTCTGACTATGATAGAGAAAAACTTCAAGAAAGACTGGCAAAACTTGCTGGTGGAGTTGCTGTAATCAAAGTTGGTGGTGCAACTGAAGTAGAAGTTAAAGAAAGAAAAGATAGAGTTGAAGATGCTCTTAATGCAACTAGAGCTGCTGCTGAAGAAGGAATAGTAGTTGGTGGTGGTTGTGCTCTTTTATACGCTTCACAAAGTCTTGACACACTTAAAGTTAAAGGAGACGATCAAAAAGCTGGCGTTGCATTAGTTGCTAAAGCTTTACAGGCTCCTATTAGACAAATAACTTTAAATGCTGGAGTTGATGGTTCAGTTGTAGTTGGAAAACTACTTGAACAAAATAAAAAGAATATGGGTTACGATGCTCAGAACGAAGAATACGTTGATATGTTTGCGAAAGGTATCATCGATCCTGTTAAAGTTGTAAGAACAGCTTTGCAAGATGCAGCTTCGATTGCTGGATTACTTGTAACTACTGAAGCCATGATTGCTGACAAACCAGACGACAAAGATTCTGGTGCTGGTGGAATGTCTGGTGGAATGCCTGGTGGAATGGGCGGCATGGGTGGCATGGGCGGAATGGGCATGTAA
- a CDS encoding DEAD/DEAH box helicase: MENFKLLKIEDSLKNSLEKMKFTKPTPIQAMAIPVALEGKDILGTAQTGTGKTLAFSIPLINKLILDKNAFALVMCPTRELATQVMAAIKSIISDKINIKTALLIGGEAMQKQLRQLGNRSRIIVGTPGRINDHLKRKSLNLSATKYLVLDETDRMLDMGFTPQIELILKFVPKDHQTLLFSATLPQNIVRISERYLNEPQRISTGSTSVPIAKIKQETLQVFKENKYDQLVDQFIARKGSILVFVKTKRGADKMVKRLKEEGHSADAIHGDLRQSKRDRVITSFRKGLKRILIATDVAARGLDIPLIQHVINFDLPQVPEDYVHRIGRTARAGTEGSALTFLTPDDRSMWNEISKLIDPNFKPAPRGARGDSRGGKRGKAPYNKKRKFRDEKKSFGKGRPDRSSRDGEKKSFGYKGKSSFGDKSKPSSYGRPDRSSRDGEKKSFGYKGKSSFGDKSKPSSYGRPDRSSRDGEKKSFGYKGKSSFGDKSKPSSYGRPDRSSRDGEKKSFGYKGKSSFTKKDNSKPTGFTNNPKYFGKKTSESSSTSEEKKNSSFDGKKKFKSRSDRPKSFTFKKHSQKRAKV; the protein is encoded by the coding sequence ATGGAAAACTTTAAATTACTAAAAATAGAAGATTCGTTAAAGAATTCATTGGAAAAAATGAAGTTTACGAAACCGACTCCAATTCAGGCGATGGCAATTCCTGTTGCTTTAGAGGGAAAAGATATTTTAGGAACAGCTCAAACAGGAACTGGAAAAACATTGGCATTCAGCATTCCTCTAATAAATAAATTAATATTAGATAAAAATGCATTTGCATTAGTTATGTGTCCAACTAGAGAGCTTGCAACTCAAGTAATGGCTGCAATTAAAAGCATTATTAGTGATAAAATTAACATTAAAACTGCCTTACTTATTGGTGGAGAGGCAATGCAAAAACAACTTAGACAACTAGGTAATAGATCAAGAATAATAGTTGGAACTCCTGGAAGAATTAATGACCACTTAAAAAGAAAAAGTTTAAATCTATCAGCCACTAAATACCTAGTACTAGATGAAACTGACAGAATGTTAGATATGGGTTTTACCCCTCAAATAGAATTAATTTTAAAATTTGTTCCAAAAGATCATCAAACTTTATTATTTTCTGCAACACTACCTCAGAATATTGTTAGAATTTCTGAGAGATATCTAAATGAGCCTCAAAGAATTTCAACAGGGTCAACATCAGTACCTATTGCAAAAATTAAACAAGAAACTCTTCAAGTTTTTAAAGAGAATAAATACGATCAACTAGTAGACCAATTTATAGCAAGAAAAGGATCAATATTAGTTTTTGTTAAAACTAAAAGAGGTGCTGATAAAATGGTTAAGCGTCTTAAAGAAGAGGGTCATTCAGCGGATGCTATTCATGGAGATCTTCGTCAAAGTAAAAGAGATCGTGTAATTACCTCATTTAGAAAAGGCCTTAAGAGAATATTAATTGCAACAGATGTTGCTGCAAGAGGTTTAGATATTCCTTTAATTCAACATGTAATTAATTTTGATCTTCCACAAGTACCAGAAGATTACGTCCACAGAATTGGAAGAACTGCTAGAGCAGGAACAGAAGGTTCTGCTTTAACTTTTCTTACCCCAGATGATAGATCGATGTGGAATGAAATTAGTAAATTAATTGATCCAAACTTTAAACCTGCACCTCGTGGCGCAAGAGGAGACTCAAGAGGAGGAAAAAGAGGAAAAGCTCCTTACAATAAAAAAAGAAAATTCAGAGATGAAAAAAAATCATTCGGTAAAGGAAGACCTGATCGATCATCAAGAGATGGAGAGAAAAAAAGTTTCGGGTACAAAGGAAAATCTAGTTTTGGAGATAAATCAAAACCCTCTAGTTATGGAAGACCTGATCGATCATCAAGAGATGGAGAGAAAAAAAGTTTCGGGTACAAAGGAAAATCTAGTTTTGGAGATAAATCAAAACCCTCTAGTTATGGAAGACCTGATCGATCATCAAGAGATGGAGAGAAAAAAAGTTTCGGGTACAAAGGAAAATCTAGTTTTGGAGATAAATCAAAACCCTCTAGTTATGGAAGACCTGATCGATCATCAAGAGATGGAGAGAAAAAAAGTTTCGGGTACAAAGGAAAATCTAGTTTTACAAAAAAGGATAACTCGAAACCAACAGGATTCACAAATAATCCAAAATACTTTGGAAAAAAAACATCTGAAAGTTCATCAACTAGTGAAGAGAAAAAAAACTCTAGTTTTGATGGAAAGAAGAAGTTTAAAAGCAGAAGTGATAGACCTAAAAGCTTTACCTTCAAAAAACACAGTCAAAAAAGAGCTAAAGTCTAA
- the typA gene encoding translational GTPase TypA, with protein sequence MSNNIRNITIIAHVDHGKTTMIDNLMKQSGSFRENEVVDERLMDSGELEKERGITILAKPASIDWQGTRVNIIDTPGHRDFAAEVERVLSMADGALLLIDSAEGVMPQTKFVLAKALKQGLKPIVVINKLDKADQRANEVLDETFDLFVSLDANEEQLDFPVMYASGRSGWADKEVDGPRENLHPLLDLIIEHVKPADLDKTKPFAMLSTLLYADSFLGRSLVGKISQGTAKANQAIKAINLKGEKVDEGRLTKIFRYEGTKKVPIEVGEAGDIVVIAGLEKANVADTICDLEVNDPLPATPIDPPTMSITISVNSSPLAGTEGKKLTSTQIRDRLVTEAQNNVGISFSQNANVDAFVISGRGELMLEILLTQMRREGFEMTVSPPKVLYQKDDNGNRLEPIEEITVDVDEEFSSKIIDSMNRRKGKLLDLKDTGKDKKRLIFHAPTRGLMGYTSRFLTLTKGTGVINRIFHGYGKFEGEMDGRKNGALISMANGKAVAFAIFNLQARGEMFVTHNDPVYEGMIVGLAPKPGDMIINVMKGKQLTNMRTQGTDENVVLTPVRQMSIAEQLSMLNTDEALEITPKSLRLRKAILNPNDRKKNEKSGTPL encoded by the coding sequence ATGAGTAACAATATTCGAAACATCACAATTATCGCTCACGTTGACCATGGTAAAACAACTATGATTGACAATCTAATGAAGCAAAGTGGTTCATTTAGAGAAAATGAAGTTGTAGATGAAAGATTGATGGACTCTGGGGAGTTGGAAAAAGAAAGAGGAATTACTATTCTAGCTAAACCTGCTTCTATTGATTGGCAAGGTACTAGAGTTAATATTATTGATACACCAGGTCACAGAGATTTTGCAGCTGAAGTAGAACGTGTTTTAAGTATGGCTGATGGTGCTTTATTATTAATTGATTCTGCTGAAGGTGTAATGCCACAAACAAAATTCGTGTTAGCAAAAGCTCTTAAGCAAGGTTTAAAGCCCATTGTTGTAATTAACAAACTGGATAAAGCTGATCAAAGAGCTAATGAAGTTTTAGATGAAACATTTGACTTATTTGTAAGTTTAGATGCAAACGAAGAACAGTTAGATTTTCCAGTTATGTATGCAAGTGGCAGATCTGGATGGGCAGATAAAGAAGTAGATGGACCAAGAGAAAATTTACACCCATTATTAGATTTAATTATAGAACATGTTAAGCCAGCAGATCTTGATAAAACTAAACCTTTCGCAATGCTATCTACTTTATTATACGCAGATAGTTTCTTAGGTAGAAGTTTAGTTGGAAAAATATCTCAAGGAACAGCAAAAGCTAACCAAGCTATTAAAGCAATAAATCTTAAAGGTGAGAAAGTTGATGAAGGTAGATTAACTAAAATTTTTAGATACGAAGGAACTAAAAAAGTACCCATTGAAGTTGGTGAAGCAGGAGATATTGTTGTAATTGCAGGTTTAGAAAAAGCTAATGTAGCAGATACAATTTGTGATCTTGAAGTAAACGATCCACTTCCAGCAACTCCAATAGATCCTCCAACAATGTCTATTACTATAAGTGTGAATAGTTCACCTTTAGCTGGGACAGAAGGTAAAAAATTAACAAGTACTCAAATCAGAGATAGACTGGTTACTGAAGCACAAAATAATGTTGGAATTTCTTTTTCTCAAAATGCAAACGTAGATGCTTTTGTAATTAGTGGTCGTGGTGAGCTAATGCTTGAAATTCTACTGACACAAATGAGACGTGAAGGTTTTGAAATGACTGTAAGTCCTCCAAAAGTTTTGTACCAAAAAGATGATAATGGTAACAGACTAGAACCAATTGAAGAGATTACTGTTGATGTAGATGAAGAGTTTTCATCAAAGATTATTGACTCAATGAATAGAAGAAAAGGTAAATTACTTGATCTTAAAGATACAGGAAAAGATAAAAAAAGATTAATCTTTCATGCACCAACAAGAGGCTTGATGGGATACACAAGTAGATTTTTAACTTTAACAAAAGGAACTGGTGTAATTAATAGAATCTTCCATGGTTATGGAAAATTTGAAGGTGAAATGGATGGCAGAAAAAATGGTGCTTTAATTTCAATGGCAAACGGAAAAGCTGTTGCATTTGCAATATTTAACTTGCAGGCAAGAGGTGAAATGTTTGTAACTCATAATGATCCCGTTTATGAAGGAATGATTGTCGGATTAGCCCCAAAACCAGGTGATATGATTATTAATGTCATGAAAGGTAAGCAGTTAACGAATATGAGAACTCAAGGAACTGATGAAAATGTTGTACTTACACCAGTAAGACAAATGTCAATTGCTGAACAATTAAGTATGCTAAATACTGATGAAGCTTTGGAGATTACTCCAAAATCTCTTAGATTAAGAAAAGCTATTCTAAATCCTAATGACAGAAAAAAGAATGAGAAATCTGGAACGCCTCTTTAA
- a CDS encoding YczE/YyaS/YitT family protein: MFLKIKDIPKVYWSSEKPLNLKPKISTFFFLCLGLVLFGLGEGLLIVSFAGASPWSILAQGIALNVDLSIGIITVLISIGVLFLWLPLKQKPGIGTILNAIIIGLMIDVCIKFIPTPENYLNQLILATIAVLTVGLGGGIYLVANLGAGPRDGLMVGLQKKTNLPIATVRAFLEITVMSIGWYLGGTVGIGTLLFAFGIGPSVALGLYLVGKTFN, from the coding sequence ATGTTCTTGAAAATTAAAGATATTCCTAAAGTATATTGGAGTTCTGAAAAACCATTAAATCTTAAACCAAAAATTTCAACTTTCTTTTTTTTGTGTCTTGGATTAGTTTTATTTGGTCTAGGTGAGGGATTATTAATAGTTTCTTTTGCGGGGGCTTCCCCTTGGTCTATTCTTGCACAAGGTATTGCATTGAATGTTGATCTTTCAATTGGAATAATAACAGTATTAATTAGTATTGGAGTTTTGTTTCTTTGGTTGCCACTTAAACAAAAACCTGGAATTGGAACAATTTTAAATGCAATAATTATTGGTTTAATGATCGATGTCTGCATAAAATTTATACCAACCCCCGAAAATTATTTAAATCAATTAATTTTAGCAACAATTGCTGTACTTACGGTTGGTCTTGGTGGGGGGATTTATCTTGTTGCAAACCTAGGTGCAGGACCAAGAGATGGACTAATGGTTGGTTTACAAAAAAAAACTAACTTACCCATTGCAACTGTAAGAGCTTTTCTTGAAATAACAGTGATGTCTATTGGGTGGTATTTAGGTGGAACAGTTGGAATTGGAACTTTATTATTTGCTTTTGGAATAGGACCTTCGGTTGCTTTAGGATTATATCTTGTTGGAAAAACTTTTAATTAA
- a CDS encoding DUF6134 family protein — protein MKKFFIIIFFLAYSLSSNAHMAHYNKFNKIEMEILKDGEVIGYNYYFFKKDGDKTIVTNQIKFTVKLFGATIFEVEGFGEEKYVKDQLISFNSKTLQNDKKKYVNLEFNKQTNKFDIQGSSYSGIASINNVVGNWWSHKILQTDSQISPISGSIKEQVVTFVAKEKIELYGKTYDVDHFKLTSKDMSLPKDKRLNFDIWFDKKNSLILKVAYSRLGNWEYKVKKFE, from the coding sequence ATGAAAAAATTTTTTATTATAATATTTTTCTTAGCATATTCACTCAGCTCTAATGCTCATATGGCGCATTATAATAAATTTAATAAAATTGAAATGGAGATTTTAAAAGATGGTGAAGTTATTGGTTATAATTATTATTTTTTTAAAAAGGATGGAGATAAGACAATAGTTACAAATCAAATTAAATTTACAGTGAAATTATTTGGTGCAACAATTTTTGAAGTTGAAGGGTTTGGAGAAGAAAAGTATGTTAAAGATCAATTAATTTCTTTTAATTCTAAAACACTTCAAAATGATAAAAAAAAATATGTAAATTTAGAATTTAATAAACAAACAAATAAATTTGATATTCAGGGTTCTTCCTATAGTGGTATAGCATCAATAAATAACGTAGTTGGAAACTGGTGGAGCCATAAAATTTTACAAACTGATAGTCAAATTAGTCCAATATCAGGTAGCATCAAAGAACAAGTAGTAACCTTTGTTGCTAAAGAAAAAATCGAACTCTACGGTAAAACTTATGACGTGGATCATTTTAAATTAACCTCAAAAGACATGTCTTTACCAAAAGATAAAAGACTTAATTTTGATATATGGTTTGATAAAAAAAATTCATTAATTTTAAAGGTTGCTTATTCTAGATTAGGAAATTGGGAATATAAGGTTAAAAAGTTTGAATAA
- a CDS encoding NAD(P)/FAD-dependent oxidoreductase, which translates to MKDFCIIGSGISGATIANILNKKYSLDVYDKARGVGGRSSNKKLNKNESFDHGVQYISPKSIQFKKFIKSLILKKIVKKWPGKHLFLNTDKQEDKKHTKIIGKKGNNAISKYLLKDINCNFNSEVIKIFNKNKVWEIYFSDGSKKLYKSLILTCPFPQLKKLSKKYIKHSFINQKIKMDANITVMMATKKSKLNVSSYFFNDKILGWAGNENSKMRFKSKNDLWTLQSTYSWANKKIDKNRENKKLNTKIMIEQFFKLTGIKKTKVLFSLNHGWKYSSNSKPLRIKSYWNSSLNLGVCADWFVGPRLESGWISAQDLFNKINK; encoded by the coding sequence ATGAAGGATTTCTGTATTATTGGCTCAGGTATTTCTGGCGCAACAATTGCCAATATTCTTAATAAAAAATATTCATTAGATGTTTATGACAAAGCGAGAGGAGTTGGGGGAAGATCGTCTAATAAAAAGCTTAATAAGAATGAAAGCTTTGATCATGGTGTTCAGTATATTTCACCAAAAAGTATTCAATTTAAAAAATTTATAAAAAGTTTAATTTTAAAAAAAATTGTTAAGAAATGGCCAGGAAAACATTTATTTTTAAATACTGATAAGCAAGAAGACAAAAAACATACTAAAATAATTGGAAAAAAAGGTAACAACGCAATCAGCAAATATCTATTAAAAGATATCAACTGCAATTTTAATAGTGAAGTAATTAAAATTTTTAATAAAAATAAAGTTTGGGAAATATATTTTTCTGATGGGTCAAAAAAATTATATAAATCATTGATATTAACCTGTCCATTTCCTCAATTAAAAAAACTTTCAAAAAAATATATTAAACATTCATTTATTAATCAAAAAATAAAAATGGATGCAAATATAACAGTCATGATGGCAACAAAAAAAAGTAAACTTAATGTTAGCAGTTATTTTTTTAATGATAAAATTTTAGGTTGGGCTGGCAACGAAAATAGTAAAATGAGATTTAAAAGTAAAAATGATCTTTGGACTTTGCAGAGCACTTACTCATGGGCAAATAAAAAAATTGATAAAAATCGAGAAAATAAAAAATTAAACACAAAGATTATGATTGAGCAGTTTTTTAAACTTACAGGTATCAAAAAAACCAAAGTTTTATTTTCATTAAACCATGGCTGGAAATATTCATCTAACTCAAAACCTTTGAGAATTAAAAGTTATTGGAATTCTTCCTTAAACCTAGGAGTTTGTGCGGATTGGTTTGTTGGACCTAGACTAGAGTCGGGATGGATAAGTGCTCAAGATCTTTTTAATAAAATAAATAAATAG
- a CDS encoding TldD/PmbA family protein translates to MVKDQDYLKKTASFCIDLAKKLGATDSTAAVMHSISETVNFRNKKLDESDRSDSLGVSLTTYIGKKKSSISSSNLTEENIKILVERCIETTKITPEDEYNSLPDKDLLANKINDLNLYDDDHIENDEKIEYLKEVEEAAFQKKEIINTETGFSESKSNFILASSDGFLNGYKSSSFSASCVAVAKDSNNKMERDYEFTSTCHLNDMLKPSQIGEMAAKKTLQKLDPRKIESEKISIVFDRRISKGILSTFASAISASSIARGTSFLKDKINEEIFTSSINIFDKPNIVKGLGSRYFDSEGVKTDELKLVDQGVLKHYLVDTYNGKKLNLKSNGRSGGTSNLYFEKGSISYKDLLKLNQRTLYITETIGHGSNLVTGDYSVGATGFMVENGVFKYPVSEITIAGNFKDIFKNITLADDLEFKYSTNAPTMLIEGMVVAGK, encoded by the coding sequence ATGGTTAAAGATCAAGATTATTTAAAAAAGACAGCTTCTTTTTGTATAGATTTAGCAAAAAAACTTGGAGCAACAGACTCAACTGCTGCTGTGATGCACTCCATCTCAGAAACAGTAAATTTTAGAAATAAAAAATTAGACGAATCTGATCGGTCAGATAGCCTAGGGGTTAGTCTTACAACTTATATCGGCAAAAAAAAATCAAGTATTTCTTCTTCAAATCTTACTGAAGAAAATATCAAGATATTGGTTGAAAGATGTATTGAGACAACAAAAATTACTCCAGAGGATGAATATAATTCATTACCAGATAAAGACTTACTGGCTAATAAAATTAATGATCTAAATTTATATGATGATGACCATATAGAGAATGATGAAAAAATTGAATATTTAAAAGAAGTAGAAGAGGCTGCATTTCAAAAAAAAGAAATTATTAATACAGAAACTGGTTTCTCTGAGTCAAAATCAAATTTTATATTAGCTAGCAGTGATGGTTTTTTAAATGGTTATAAATCCTCTTCTTTTTCAGCATCATGTGTGGCTGTAGCAAAAGATTCTAATAATAAAATGGAAAGAGATTATGAATTTACCAGCACTTGTCATTTAAATGATATGTTAAAACCTAGTCAAATTGGTGAAATGGCAGCAAAAAAAACACTACAAAAATTAGATCCAAGAAAAATAGAAAGTGAAAAAATTAGTATTGTCTTTGATAGAAGAATTTCAAAAGGAATATTGAGTACATTTGCAAGTGCAATATCTGCTTCCTCAATTGCAAGAGGCACATCTTTTTTAAAAGATAAAATTAATGAGGAAATATTTACCTCTTCAATAAATATTTTTGATAAACCTAATATAGTTAAAGGATTAGGGTCAAGGTATTTTGACTCTGAAGGAGTGAAAACTGATGAATTAAAGTTGGTAGATCAAGGTGTTTTAAAACATTATTTAGTAGATACCTATAATGGAAAAAAATTAAATCTTAAGTCAAATGGTAGAAGTGGTGGAACAAGTAATTTATATTTTGAAAAAGGTTCCATTTCTTACAAAGACTTATTAAAATTAAATCAAAGAACTTTATATATTACAGAAACAATCGGTCATGGAAGCAATTTAGTTACAGGAGATTATTCTGTGGGTGCCACTGGGTTTATGGTTGAAAATGGAGTATTTAAATATCCAGTAAGTGAAATAACTATTGCTGGAAATTTTAAAGATATATTCAAAAACATTACTTTGGCTGATGATCTTGAGTTTAAATATTCTACCAATGCTCCTACGATGTTAATAGAAGGCATGGTAGTTGCGGGTAAATGA
- the tldD gene encoding metalloprotease TldD yields the protein MNDFFTKTDLSRKDAESIISETLNSCDDGELYLENSKSESIVLDDDKIKSSSYSSDLGYGLRAVTGEVVAYSHSNEISKKSLKQSASNLSSTLKSQKGIYNHEIPQTNEKFYKDVNPIEEKSLQSKLDLLKEVNNYTRAKGGMVKQVTASFAGEHKSIEIIRSGGEVLTDVRPLIRFNVSVMLEKDGKKETGVYGIGGRQSYDEYLKDDNWKKVCDEAFRIASVNLESKPAPAGEMKVVLGSGWPAILIHEAIGHGLEGDFNRKKTSAFHNLMGQRVASEGVTIVDDGTLHNRRGSLTIDDEGTPTEKTVLIENGILKNFMQDRLNARLMNTRSTGSGRRESYKHVVLPRMRNTMMLNGKYSQEEMIKSVDKGIFAVSFGGGQVDITSGKFVFNCTEAYEIINGKIGSPIKGATLIGDGPSILKEVSLVGNNMMLDPGIGTCGKAGQGVPVGVAQPSILIDKMTVGGTQL from the coding sequence ATGAATGATTTTTTTACTAAAACAGATTTATCAAGAAAAGATGCTGAGAGCATTATATCAGAAACATTAAATAGTTGTGATGATGGTGAGCTTTACTTAGAAAACTCTAAAAGCGAATCTATTGTACTTGATGATGATAAAATAAAGAGTTCTAGTTATAGTTCTGATCTAGGATACGGTTTAAGAGCGGTTACTGGTGAAGTAGTAGCATATTCTCATTCAAATGAAATTTCAAAAAAATCATTAAAACAATCAGCTAGCAATCTAAGCTCAACATTAAAATCTCAAAAAGGTATTTACAATCATGAAATTCCACAAACTAATGAAAAATTTTATAAAGATGTGAATCCGATAGAAGAAAAATCACTACAATCTAAATTGGATCTTTTAAAAGAAGTTAATAACTATACAAGAGCTAAAGGTGGAATGGTAAAACAAGTCACTGCTAGTTTTGCAGGTGAGCATAAATCTATAGAAATTATAAGATCTGGAGGTGAAGTGTTAACAGATGTTAGGCCTTTAATTCGTTTTAATGTTTCAGTCATGCTTGAGAAAGATGGAAAAAAAGAAACAGGAGTTTATGGAATTGGTGGAAGACAATCTTATGATGAATATCTTAAAGATGATAATTGGAAAAAAGTATGTGATGAAGCATTTAGAATTGCTTCAGTAAATCTTGAAAGTAAACCTGCACCAGCAGGAGAAATGAAAGTTGTTTTAGGATCGGGCTGGCCAGCAATACTAATTCATGAAGCTATAGGGCATGGTCTTGAAGGTGACTTTAACAGAAAAAAAACATCTGCTTTCCATAATTTAATGGGTCAAAGAGTTGCTAGTGAGGGTGTTACTATAGTTGATGATGGAACTCTTCATAATAGAAGAGGAAGTTTAACAATAGATGATGAAGGGACACCTACTGAAAAAACTGTCTTAATAGAAAATGGTATATTAAAAAATTTTATGCAAGATCGACTAAATGCTAGATTGATGAACACAAGATCAACAGGTAGTGGAAGACGAGAAAGCTACAAGCATGTTGTTCTACCAAGAATGAGAAATACCATGATGTTAAATGGAAAATATTCTCAAGAAGAGATGATTAAATCAGTTGATAAAGGAATATTTGCAGTAAGTTTTGGTGGTGGGCAAGTAGATATTACTTCAGGAAAATTTGTATTTAACTGTACAGAAGCTTATGAAATTATTAATGGTAAAATTGGATCACCTATTAAAGGTGCAACATTAATTGGTGATGGACCTTCAATTTTAAAGGAGGTTTCATTGGTTGGCAACAACATGATGCTTGACCCAGGTATTGGAACTTGTGGAAAAGCAGGGCAAGGTGTTCCAGTAGGTGTGGCACAACCATCGATCTTAATTGATAAAATGACTGTTGGTGGAACGCAATTATAA
- a CDS encoding rhodanese-like domain-containing protein has translation MKKFDELMNVSSEIKNISVDEAKEKLNDPNVQFIDVRDKNSFESETIGNAVNLERGLLEFYLADGSPLENEMFKKNPDKEYIVFCGLGGQSTLATKTMQDMGIKNVKNMTGGMTAWKDKK, from the coding sequence ATGAAAAAATTTGATGAATTAATGAACGTTTCTAGCGAGATAAAAAATATTTCAGTTGATGAAGCCAAAGAAAAACTAAATGACCCAAATGTTCAATTTATAGACGTAAGAGATAAAAATAGTTTTGAGTCAGAAACTATTGGTAATGCTGTAAATTTAGAAAGAGGCTTATTAGAGTTTTATTTAGCTGATGGTAGTCCTTTAGAAAATGAAATGTTTAAGAAAAATCCTGACAAAGAATATATAGTTTTTTGCGGTCTTGGAGGTCAAAGCACACTTGCAACAAAAACTATGCAGGACATGGGAATAAAAAATGTGAAAAATATGACTGGTGGAATGACAGCTTGGAAAGATAAAAAATAG